A genomic segment from Gavia stellata isolate bGavSte3 chromosome 4, bGavSte3.hap2, whole genome shotgun sequence encodes:
- the ITFG2 gene encoding KICSTOR complex protein ITFG2 → MRSVSYVQCVALDFGGSLFPHAICLGDADNDALNELVVGDTNGKLYVYKNDDSKPWAVRSCQGMLTCVGVGDVCNKGKNLVVAVSAEGWFHLFDLTSPTSKHPDASGHHELAATEEQKPVFKQHIPANTKVMLISDIDGDGKCELVVGYTDRVVRAFRWEDLSENSDHVSGQLLLLKKWLLEGQVDSLSVNPGPDGSPEMMVSQPGCGYAILLCTWDSEQQATAEGRDNSAPSSEAPIRDVILHQTSGRIHNKNVSTHLIGSIGRGCSSENSGSGLFALCTLDGTLKLMEGADKLLWSVQVDHQLFALEKLDVTGNGHEEVIACAWDGQTYIIDHNRTVARFQADENVSAFCAGLYACKGGSNSPCLVYVSFNQKIYIYWDVQLERMESTNLLKILDCDPEFGSLLQQLGVERGDVSAVKDLIHKTLYFPEKQQQSSPSQCQDPAGTDSSAHYTVIQDTL, encoded by the exons atgCGGTCCGTCAGCTACGTGCAGTGCGTGGCGCTCGACTTCGGCGGCAGCCTCTTCCCGCACGCCATCTGCCTGGGGGATGCCGACAACGACGCG CTGAATGAGCTCGTGGTGGGAGACACCAATGGGAAACTCTATGTTTACAAGAATGATGACAGCAAACCCTGGGCTGTGCGATCTTGCCAAGGCATG CTCACATGCGTTGGCGTGGGAGATGTATGCAATAAAGGAAAG AATCTCGTGGTAGCAGTGAGTGCAGAAGGCTGGTTTCATCTTTTTGACCTGACTTCTCCAACTTCAAAACACCCAGATGCTTCAGGCCACCATGAGTTGGCAGCAACAGAAGAGCAGAAGCCAGTGTTCAAGCAGCACATTCCTGCCAACACCAAGGTCATGCTGATCAGCGACATTG ATGGAGATGGGAAGTGTGAGTTGGTGGTGGGCTACACTGACAGGGTGGTACGTGCCTTCCGCTGGGAAGACTTGTCGGAGAATTCAGACCATGTCTCTGGGCAGCTGCTCCTGTTGAAGAAATGGCTGCTAGAAGGTCAG GTGGACAGCCTCTCTGTGAACCCAGGCCCTGACGGCTCACCAGAGATGATGGTGTCTCAGCCAGGCTGCGGTTACGCCATCCTGCTGTGCACCTGGGACTCTGAGCAGCAGGCCACGGCAGAGGGAAGAGACAACTCTGCCCCAAGCAG CGAGGCCCCTATTCGAGATGTTATTCTACACCAAACATCTGGACGAATTCACAACAAGAATGTTTCCACTCATCTTATTGGTAGCATTGGCCGAG GCTGCTCCAGTGAGAATAGTGGCTCAGGTCTCTTTGCCCTCTGTACTCTGGATG ggACATTGAAACTCATGGAAGGAGCAGACAAGCTACTCTGGTCTGTGCAGGTTGATCATCAGCTGTTTGCTCTGGAAAAGCTGGATGTTACT GGCAATGGGCATGAGGAGGTGATTGCCTGTGCATGGGATGGTCAGACGTACATCATCGACCACAATCGGACTGTTGCCAGATTTCAAGCAGATGAGAATGTCAGTGCGTTCTGTGCAG gcCTCTATGCATGCAAAGGGGGAAGCAACAGCCCCTGCCTGGTTTATGTCAGCTTCAATCAGAAGATCTACATCTACTGGGATGTGCAGCTGGAGAGGATGGAGTCCACCAACCTGTTGAAAATCCTGGATTGTGACCCAGAGTTTGGAagtctcctgcagcagctgggtgtGG aaagAGGCGACGTTTCTGCTGTCAAAGATCTGATTCacaaaacactgtattttcctgagaaacagcagcagagcagcccctcACAGTGTCAGGACCCTGCTGGAACAGACTCCTCTGCCCACTACACTGTCATCCAGGATACTTTATAA